From a single Pyxidicoccus xibeiensis genomic region:
- a CDS encoding winged helix-turn-helix transcriptional regulator produces the protein MARKRDDDSKTNCAVEASLGVIGGRWKGVVLYWLLRGTHRFGELRKRLPNCSQRMLTLQLRELEEDGLVKRTVYAEVPPRVEYELTAFGRSLEPVLLGLRDWGEKYKRRLQRG, from the coding sequence ATGGCACGGAAGCGCGACGACGACTCGAAGACCAACTGCGCGGTGGAGGCGTCCCTCGGCGTCATCGGCGGGCGCTGGAAGGGCGTGGTGCTGTACTGGTTGTTGAGGGGCACCCACCGCTTCGGCGAGCTGCGCAAGCGGCTGCCGAACTGCAGCCAGCGCATGCTCACCCTGCAGTTGCGCGAGCTCGAAGAAGACGGGCTGGTGAAGCGCACCGTCTACGCCGAGGTGCCGCCACGCGTGGAGTACGAGCTCACCGCCTTTGGACGCTCCCTCGAGCCAGTGCTCCTGGGGCTGCGGGACTGGGGCGAGAAGTACAAGCGCCGGCTGCAGCGCGGCTGA
- a CDS encoding glutathione S-transferase family protein, with protein sequence MLTILGKESSINVRKVLWTCRLLGVPWQLEPWGSGVREPNVPEFLALNPNAQVPVLREGDTVLWESNTICRYLAARQGDSTLLPAEPLRRARVEQWMDWQATELNPAWRPAFLALVRRSAQVDASAVEASTREWNGKMRILEDQLSRTGAFVCGGDFTLADVVLALSVHRWRMTPIAHAQLPAVERYLQRLEAIPGHAEYCRPGTP encoded by the coding sequence ATGCTGACGATCCTGGGCAAGGAATCATCCATCAACGTGCGCAAGGTGCTGTGGACGTGCCGGCTGCTGGGCGTGCCCTGGCAGCTGGAGCCCTGGGGCAGCGGCGTGCGCGAGCCGAACGTGCCGGAGTTCCTCGCGCTGAATCCGAACGCGCAGGTGCCCGTGCTGCGCGAGGGCGACACGGTGCTGTGGGAGTCGAACACCATCTGCCGCTACCTCGCGGCACGCCAAGGCGACAGCACGCTGCTGCCGGCCGAACCGCTGCGGCGCGCGCGGGTGGAGCAGTGGATGGACTGGCAGGCCACGGAGCTGAATCCCGCGTGGCGTCCCGCCTTCCTGGCCCTGGTTCGCCGCAGCGCCCAGGTGGATGCGAGCGCCGTCGAAGCCAGCACGCGGGAGTGGAATGGCAAGATGCGCATCCTGGAAGACCAGCTGAGCCGGACGGGCGCCTTCGTCTGCGGCGGCGACTTCACGCTGGCGGACGTCGTGCTGGCGCTGTCCGTCCACCGCTGGCGCATGACGCCCATCGCGCATGCGCAGCTCCCGGCCGTCGAGCGCTACCTGCAACGCCTGGAGGCGATTCCCGGCCATGCCGAGTACTGCCGTCCCGGCACGCCCTGA
- a CDS encoding peptidase inhibitor family I36 protein, whose translation MNWHTFRQQFGSFKRSTVLGLGAAMTVGLSAAALLTPAEAQADEDNPCPFSGVLCLFDGPDFTGAVWNVMAWPPGGGGTCVNLPEHGWEDRAVSAINTGAYTASLFLNEDCNGGPHPIGPGEWVGSLPFAPKSVWVY comes from the coding sequence ATGAACTGGCACACGTTCCGGCAACAGTTTGGCAGCTTCAAGCGTTCCACGGTCCTCGGGCTGGGCGCCGCGATGACGGTGGGGCTCTCCGCCGCGGCGCTGTTGACGCCCGCGGAGGCTCAGGCAGACGAGGACAATCCGTGTCCCTTCTCCGGCGTCCTCTGTCTGTTCGACGGCCCGGACTTCACCGGCGCGGTGTGGAATGTCATGGCCTGGCCGCCGGGCGGCGGAGGGACGTGTGTGAATCTTCCCGAGCACGGCTGGGAGGACCGGGCCGTTTCCGCCATCAACACCGGCGCCTACACCGCCTCGCTGTTCCTCAATGAGGACTGCAACGGCGGCCCCCACCCCATCGGGCCTGGCGAGTGGGTCGGCTCCCTCCCCTTCGCGCCCAAGAGCGTCTGGGTGTACTGA
- a CDS encoding CBS domain-containing protein, whose product MQSIAQPQSIPGLPRFDARPDALPAPRLCTVEEVMTRNVVTVPYDMPLQAVADVLLDCGISGAPVVDDTGRVLGLVSKTDLVRWQMDGGDGEDPSDADSEQDVEAATTAADVMTKGIVVVQAGSSLPEAAGVMARASVHRAPVVDSAGMVVGLVTSMDFVRWVAALP is encoded by the coding sequence ATGCAATCCATCGCTCAGCCCCAGTCCATCCCCGGTCTTCCCCGGTTCGACGCGCGCCCCGACGCGCTGCCCGCGCCGAGGCTGTGCACCGTGGAGGAGGTGATGACGCGCAACGTGGTGACGGTGCCCTACGACATGCCGCTGCAGGCCGTGGCGGATGTGCTGCTCGACTGCGGCATCAGCGGCGCCCCCGTGGTGGACGACACGGGCCGGGTGCTGGGCCTGGTGTCGAAGACGGACCTGGTGCGCTGGCAGATGGATGGCGGCGACGGCGAGGACCCGAGCGACGCCGATTCCGAGCAGGACGTGGAGGCCGCTACCACGGCCGCGGATGTCATGACCAAGGGCATCGTCGTCGTCCAGGCGGGCTCCTCCCTCCCGGAGGCCGCCGGAGTGATGGCCCGCGCCAGCGTGCATCGCGCACCGGTGGTGGACTCGGCGGGCATGGTGGTGGGCCTCGTCACCAGCATGGACTTCGTGCGCTGGGTGGCCGCCCTGCCGTGA
- a CDS encoding NnrS family protein has translation MSPTPASPSPRLATLRREPYRLLFPLGALLGWAGVGHWLLYAVGLDVGWRAAFHALTQVQGFMMCFALGFLFTFIPRRTRTEGPALWQLALALLLPVAVTACAWAGAWAVSQGFFVAMLALLLGFVLPRVLRPGGGLGIPEGMVWVPISVGLGLVGSLLPAFGMGWQHALGSALLTQGLFTGLVLGVGGMLLPMFLHGQPPKVETGAERRLLQGLHLAAAGLFALSFVLEQGVSSRLGHGVRAAVVAAALVGPTALWRPPSQPGLHRWLIWLSAWLVPAGYAVVAIEPLWRTAGLHVVFLGGFAVMALAVSVHVVLSHGGRPAQLLGRPWQVGTMGGLLGVAVVARGLMALAPAHYFLWMGLAAACFLAATLLWAHLLLPAMKGEPVPH, from the coding sequence ATGAGCCCCACGCCCGCCAGCCCCTCGCCTCGCCTTGCCACGCTCCGCCGGGAGCCCTACCGCCTGCTCTTCCCCCTGGGCGCGCTGCTCGGCTGGGCGGGCGTGGGCCACTGGCTGCTGTACGCGGTGGGGCTGGACGTGGGCTGGCGCGCGGCCTTCCATGCGCTGACGCAGGTGCAGGGCTTCATGATGTGCTTCGCCCTGGGCTTCCTCTTCACCTTCATCCCGCGCCGCACGCGCACGGAGGGGCCCGCGCTCTGGCAGCTGGCGCTGGCCCTGCTGCTGCCCGTGGCGGTGACGGCCTGCGCGTGGGCCGGGGCGTGGGCAGTCTCGCAGGGCTTCTTCGTGGCCATGCTGGCCCTGCTGCTGGGCTTCGTGCTGCCGCGTGTGCTGCGGCCCGGAGGCGGCCTGGGCATCCCGGAGGGGATGGTGTGGGTGCCCATCTCGGTGGGGCTCGGGCTCGTGGGCTCGCTGCTGCCCGCGTTCGGGATGGGCTGGCAGCACGCGCTCGGCTCGGCGCTGCTGACGCAGGGGCTCTTCACTGGATTGGTGCTGGGCGTGGGCGGGATGCTGCTGCCCATGTTCCTGCATGGCCAGCCTCCGAAGGTGGAGACGGGCGCGGAGCGGCGGCTGCTCCAGGGACTGCACCTGGCGGCGGCGGGCCTCTTCGCGCTCTCCTTCGTGCTGGAGCAGGGGGTGTCCTCGCGGCTGGGGCACGGCGTGCGCGCGGCGGTGGTGGCGGCGGCGCTGGTGGGCCCGACGGCGCTCTGGCGTCCGCCCTCGCAGCCGGGCCTGCACCGCTGGCTCATCTGGCTGTCGGCCTGGCTGGTGCCCGCGGGCTACGCGGTGGTGGCCATCGAGCCGCTCTGGCGCACGGCGGGGCTGCACGTGGTGTTCCTCGGAGGCTTCGCGGTGATGGCCCTGGCGGTGTCGGTGCACGTGGTGCTCTCGCACGGCGGAAGGCCGGCGCAGCTTCTCGGGCGCCCCTGGCAGGTGGGCACCATGGGCGGCCTGCTGGGCGTGGCGGTGGTGGCGCGCGGGCTGATGGCGCTCGCGCCCGCGCACTACTTCCTGTGGATGGGCCTGGCCGCGGCGTGCTTCCTCGCCGCCACGCTGCTGTGGGCCCACCTGCTGCTGCCGGCCATGAAGGGCGAGCCCGTTCCCCACTGA
- a CDS encoding hemerythrin domain-containing protein, with protein MLVPLRLATAASPTAPETPFDMLRDCHGRIRTFLAMGQRLAEADGARDEEVADAARRLVRYFTLGLDKHVADEDLSLAPRLRALPLPPEAREALEAMQAQHRVIDTRVERLVARWRQLEAPAASRPTPLSALREPTETLTQLMETHLQLEERVLFPLASRMLAPQEQQALRAELRARRGMQP; from the coding sequence CACGGCCGCGTCCCCCACCGCCCCCGAGACGCCCTTCGACATGTTGCGGGACTGCCACGGCCGCATCCGCACCTTCCTCGCAATGGGGCAGCGGTTGGCGGAGGCGGACGGCGCCCGCGACGAGGAGGTGGCGGACGCCGCCCGGCGCCTGGTGCGCTACTTCACGCTCGGCCTGGACAAGCACGTGGCGGACGAGGACCTCTCGCTCGCCCCCCGCCTGCGTGCGCTGCCGCTGCCCCCGGAGGCCCGTGAAGCCCTGGAGGCCATGCAGGCGCAGCATCGCGTCATCGACACGCGGGTGGAGAGGCTGGTGGCGCGGTGGCGGCAGTTGGAGGCCCCCGCGGCCTCGCGGCCCACCCCGCTCTCCGCCCTGCGCGAGCCCACCGAGACCCTGACCCAGCTGATGGAGACCCACCTCCAGCTGGAGGAGCGCGTCCTCTTTCCCCTGGCCAGCCGCATGCTGGCGCCCCAGGAGCAACAGGCCCTGCGCGCGGAGCTGCGCGCCCGCCGAGGAATGCAGCCATGA